From the genome of Aerococcus urinaehominis:
GATTGGGTTGGAAAAGCCCTAAGAAATCCAGCTATTATTGCTGTAGCTGTCGGCATCATCTGGGGGCTCTTAGAAATACCCTTGCCGGAATTCATTGACCGTTCTTTTGCTAGTTTGTCTGCCATTGTTCAACCCCTAGCCATGATTATTATTGGATCCATTATTGCCACTGTTAAATTAGAAAAGCTTTTTGAAAAAGGTGTTTTAGTATATACTGCTTGGCGACTTTTTCTGATTTCTGGTCTAGTCATTCTAGTTTGTCGCTTACTAAGCTTACCAACTAATCTAACCGGTGTATTGACTATTATGACTGCCATGCCCGCTGGTACCACAACAGCTTTACTAGCCTCCCAATATAACCTGGACGAAACCATTGCTTCAAAAATCGTCTTGGTAACTACTCTGCTTTCAATAATTACTGTTCCTTTTATGATGATATTTATTTAAAGAAAGGTCCGGCTGCCCATGAGGCAACCGGACCTTTTTACTATATTCTTTCCAAATAATCAACCCGCTCAAAGGTCTGTAAATTAGCTACTGCTACTACAAAATCATCCGCTTCAAATTGTTGGTTGGGGTCTAGTTGGGTATCTAAAGCCTGTTTTGGATGTTTTCTAATCCCAATAATATTAAGGTCATAACGACGACGCAAATCCAGATCTGATAATTTTTTTCCCAACCACTCCTTAGGTACCTTAAATTCCACAACAGCAGTACTATCATCCAAATTAATCAAGCCTTCCAAGGATTGTCGACTGAGTACATTAGCTAGGTGGGTACCTGACTCTTCCTCCGGCAGAATAACCCGACTAACCCCTAAAGCAGTTAAGGCCTTGGCAGATTGTTGGTTTTTTGCCTTACAGATAATTTGCTTAACGCCTAGTTCTTGAGCATTGACAACGCCCAAAACAGAGGATTCTAGGTTTTCGCCCGTACCTATGACAATCACATCGCAAGAGGCAAAACCAGCTTG
Proteins encoded in this window:
- a CDS encoding potassium channel family protein is translated as MKKQRVVGILGLGLFGSALARGLSDHGVDVVGCDKNEDHVEDLEEYLTIGSVGNFTDLDFMRQAGFASCDVIVIGTGENLESSVLGVVNAQELGVKQIICKAKNQQSAKALTALGVSRVILPEEESGTHLANVLSRQSLEGLINLDDSTAVVEFKVPKEWLGKKLSDLDLRRRYDLNIIGIRKHPKQALDTQLDPNQQFEADDFVVAVANLQTFERVDYLERI